The following proteins are encoded in a genomic region of Natrinema sp. DC36:
- a CDS encoding DUF368 domain-containing protein, with protein MEYERTDVVVDRLELLRAYGYGLCMGTADALPGVSGGTVALLLGFYGRLIAAVTAFTPGRAVAVLRGYRSERRDRAHEALLELDLGFLLPLGVGMATAVVLIADLVSTLAESNPVAMFGFFTGLIAASAITLGRSLTFTTPVHAGTAAAGAGLALLVAADLVTLPGGGPVVILVAGAIAVSAMILPGISGSLILILLGQYIFLSDELSAFVHAIGDLLGDGSLAAVTDPGTTVVLFLAGGVVGLVTIARVVRTALARNRELTLVFLVSLIAGSVPAPLHNIGETHAWTTETIALTAAWAAVGAVALFALEYLVGGFDPE; from the coding sequence ATGGAGTATGAACGAACCGACGTCGTCGTCGACCGACTCGAGTTGCTTCGGGCCTACGGCTACGGGCTCTGCATGGGGACGGCCGACGCCCTTCCCGGCGTCTCCGGCGGCACCGTCGCGCTCCTGCTGGGCTTCTACGGCCGGCTAATCGCCGCCGTCACGGCGTTTACGCCTGGCCGAGCCGTCGCCGTCCTCCGGGGCTACCGTTCCGAGCGGCGCGATCGAGCGCACGAGGCGCTGCTCGAACTGGATCTCGGATTCCTGCTCCCGCTGGGCGTCGGCATGGCCACCGCGGTGGTGCTGATCGCCGACCTCGTCTCGACGCTCGCGGAGTCCAACCCGGTCGCGATGTTCGGCTTCTTCACCGGGTTGATCGCCGCCTCGGCGATCACGCTCGGCCGGAGTCTGACGTTCACGACGCCCGTTCACGCGGGGACCGCGGCCGCGGGTGCCGGGCTCGCGTTACTGGTCGCCGCCGACCTCGTCACGCTCCCGGGGGGCGGTCCGGTCGTGATCCTCGTCGCCGGCGCAATCGCCGTCAGCGCGATGATCCTGCCGGGAATCTCCGGTTCGCTCATCCTGATCCTGCTCGGCCAGTACATCTTCCTCTCCGACGAACTGAGTGCGTTCGTCCACGCCATCGGCGACCTGCTCGGCGATGGCTCGCTCGCCGCCGTCACCGATCCGGGAACGACCGTCGTGCTGTTCCTCGCTGGCGGCGTCGTCGGCCTCGTTACCATCGCCCGCGTCGTGCGCACCGCGCTGGCCCGCAACCGCGAGCTGACGCTCGTCTTCCTGGTGAGTTTGATCGCCGGCTCGGTTCCGGCCCCGCTGCACAACATCGGCGAAACGCACGCGTGGACGACGGAAACGATCGCTCTGACGGCCGCGTGGGCCGCAGTGGGTGCAGTCGCCCTGTTCGCCCTCGAGTATCTCGTCGGTGGGTTCGATCCGGAGTGA
- a CDS encoding SLC13 family permease: MIGAELSGGALVVFGLIAVALVLFVSEVIPNDVTAIGIVVSLAALEPLTGVGHRAAISGFANTATVTIVAMYMLSAGIQQTGVVQRLGLSLAAFTDGDETRALAATIATTGPIAGFINNTPVVAIFIPMISDLAEKTGISPSKLLLPLSYAAILGGTLTLVGTSTNLLASEFAADLLGRSPIGMFEFSALGLVILVVGLTYLMTVGRWLTPARIPVDADLVEEFDLEDHLTQVRVDADSAPIGLTVDELEERADSDVRILQHRRDNESDAQPTVNERVLEYDGADDGDREAPAGGAKRDQRFSRDETVDTRGNREGGGQQRTRDGNDRDGDGTTVIEPGQRIRENDVLTVHGSLQTVNRFVENQGLRQLHRQSVTEETFEESAGDERLAKTIVPVDSSFVGETLSETHLREVYQLTVLAIRRDGELLRTDLEEVTLEAGDLLLVQTVTSTIEYVTETGDLVVVDDASDQLLEDGVDEIAPLSPKTPIALAIMAGVVGTAALGLVSIVIAAFAGVFLMIVTGCLSTTDAYDAVSWNIVFLLAGVIPLGVALEATGGSQVIAGALVGTAAFLPLVAVLLLFTVVTGLLANVITPVATVVLMIPVAIDAAGSLGATQFSFLLAVMFASATSFMTPVGYQTNLMVYGPGGYKFTDFLRVGGPLQLLLAVVTTGGIALLWGI; this comes from the coding sequence ATGATCGGTGCGGAGCTATCGGGCGGTGCGCTGGTGGTGTTCGGGCTCATCGCCGTCGCCCTCGTTCTGTTCGTCTCGGAAGTGATTCCGAACGACGTGACGGCGATCGGGATCGTCGTCTCGCTGGCGGCGCTCGAGCCGCTGACCGGCGTCGGCCACCGGGCGGCGATCTCGGGCTTTGCCAACACCGCGACGGTGACGATCGTCGCGATGTACATGCTCAGTGCGGGTATCCAGCAGACCGGCGTGGTCCAGCGGCTCGGCCTCTCGCTGGCGGCGTTTACCGACGGCGACGAAACGCGTGCGCTGGCGGCGACGATCGCCACGACGGGGCCGATTGCGGGCTTTATCAACAACACGCCCGTCGTCGCGATCTTCATCCCGATGATCTCGGATCTCGCCGAGAAGACCGGCATCTCGCCGTCGAAACTCCTCTTGCCGCTCTCGTACGCCGCGATCCTCGGCGGCACCCTGACGCTCGTCGGCACCTCGACGAACCTGCTCGCCAGCGAGTTCGCCGCCGACCTGCTCGGTCGATCCCCCATCGGCATGTTCGAGTTCTCGGCCCTCGGCCTCGTGATTCTGGTCGTCGGCCTCACCTACCTCATGACCGTCGGTCGGTGGCTGACGCCCGCTCGGATCCCGGTCGACGCGGACCTCGTGGAGGAGTTCGATCTCGAGGATCATCTCACGCAGGTCCGCGTCGACGCGGACTCGGCACCGATCGGACTCACGGTCGACGAACTCGAGGAACGAGCCGACTCGGACGTTCGGATCCTTCAGCATCGTCGAGACAATGAGAGTGACGCCCAGCCCACAGTGAACGAGCGGGTGCTCGAATACGATGGTGCTGACGATGGCGATCGCGAGGCACCGGCCGGTGGAGCGAAACGGGATCAGCGATTCTCCCGCGACGAGACCGTCGACACGCGAGGCAATAGGGAGGGGGGCGGCCAGCAGCGTACCCGCGACGGCAACGACCGCGACGGCGACGGGACGACGGTGATCGAACCAGGCCAGCGCATCCGAGAGAACGACGTGCTCACGGTCCACGGGAGCCTGCAGACGGTCAACCGCTTCGTCGAGAATCAGGGGCTGCGCCAGCTCCACCGGCAGTCGGTGACCGAGGAGACATTCGAGGAGTCCGCGGGCGATGAGCGACTCGCCAAAACGATCGTCCCCGTCGACTCGTCGTTCGTCGGAGAGACGCTCTCCGAGACGCATCTCCGGGAGGTCTATCAGCTGACCGTGCTGGCGATCCGTCGCGACGGCGAGTTGCTCCGGACCGACCTCGAGGAAGTGACGCTCGAGGCGGGCGACCTCCTCCTCGTCCAGACGGTCACCAGTACGATCGAGTACGTCACCGAGACCGGCGACCTCGTGGTCGTCGACGACGCCTCCGATCAGTTGCTCGAGGACGGGGTCGACGAGATTGCGCCGCTGTCGCCGAAGACGCCGATCGCACTCGCGATCATGGCCGGCGTCGTCGGAACCGCAGCGCTCGGTCTCGTCTCCATCGTCATCGCGGCGTTCGCCGGCGTCTTCCTCATGATCGTGACCGGCTGTCTGTCGACCACCGACGCGTACGACGCCGTCTCGTGGAACATCGTGTTCCTGCTCGCGGGCGTGATCCCCCTCGGCGTCGCCCTCGAGGCGACGGGCGGCTCGCAGGTCATCGCCGGCGCGCTCGTCGGGACCGCCGCGTTTCTCCCGCTCGTCGCGGTCTTGCTGTTGTTCACCGTCGTGACTGGGTTGCTCGCGAACGTCATCACGCCCGTGGCGACGGTGGTGTTGATGATCCCCGTCGCGATCGACGCCGCGGGGAGCCTCGGAGCGACGCAGTTCTCGTTTCTCCTCGCGGTGATGTTCGCCTCCGCGACCTCCTTCATGACGCCGGTGGGCTATCAGACGAATCTGATGGTCTACGGCCCCGGCGGCTACAAGTTCACCGACTTCCTGCGAGTCGGCGGGCCGCTACAGCTCCTGCTGGCAGTCGTCACGACGGGTGGCATCGCACTGCTCTGGGGCATATAA
- a CDS encoding helix-hairpin-helix domain-containing protein, with protein sequence MDLESIPGVGEKTARALSALDDPERALRAGDVEAIATAPGISQGRAARIARGAIRLEHDDPGGFLATDRAREVYRELLGLLEERTVTDYAARRLETVYPSPRRSRIEEVQAFAREALERDPDPAVLDALEGVEPLREPGDVRVRERCLATTDAERYSAAREAIPELSVEIVEDAQGLAELARGYATVIALDESFAGVALEGDVQVRPDALENPAEVVPERPLAFFARNRDRLQAAVAVHRTADLEPPCDLSALEDGLSRLAEDGTVAGDDELDRLTTAVDDLDAAASAAESVANDHLREAIREQDVTIEGSDLLSLVERGAGVDSLLSRELADEYAAAVEAARDHLVDALDLDQGEAEIARRAFSDEPTFPVERDEDVIGRLREELTAAKERRAGKLKRELAADLADQREGARQLVRDALELDVELAIARFAEEYECTMPEFVDSEALRASEASSAERSSADSRAASEPPRDDGETASKSVAEVGFAIEAGRSPLLDEPLESIDPVDYEVSGVALLSGVNSGGKTSTLDLVASVVILSHMGLPVPAERVRLRRFDDLHYHAKTQGTLDAGAFESTVREFADLAQGGEGSLVLVDELESITEPGASAKIIAGILEALSANGATAVFVSHLAGEIREMADYDVTVDGIEAVGLVDGALEVNRSPVKDHLARSTPELIVEKLAGEARDDTVATNGGAPADGEGDPEPAFYDRLLEKFE encoded by the coding sequence ATGGACCTCGAGTCGATTCCGGGCGTCGGTGAGAAGACGGCCCGAGCGCTGTCCGCGCTCGACGATCCCGAGCGCGCGCTCCGGGCGGGCGACGTGGAAGCGATCGCGACCGCCCCGGGGATCTCTCAGGGTCGGGCCGCCCGCATCGCGCGCGGCGCGATCCGACTCGAGCACGACGATCCCGGCGGGTTCCTCGCCACCGATCGCGCCCGCGAGGTCTACCGGGAGCTCCTCGGACTGCTCGAGGAGCGCACGGTCACCGACTACGCCGCCCGGCGACTCGAGACCGTCTATCCGAGCCCGCGGCGCTCGCGCATCGAGGAGGTGCAGGCGTTCGCTCGCGAGGCCCTCGAGCGCGACCCCGATCCCGCGGTGCTCGACGCGCTCGAGGGGGTCGAACCCCTCCGGGAGCCGGGCGACGTGCGGGTTCGCGAGCGCTGTCTGGCGACGACCGACGCCGAGCGCTACTCGGCGGCGCGCGAGGCGATCCCGGAGCTCTCCGTCGAAATCGTCGAGGACGCGCAGGGGCTGGCCGAACTCGCTCGAGGGTACGCGACGGTGATCGCCCTGGACGAGTCCTTCGCCGGCGTCGCGCTCGAGGGCGACGTGCAGGTCCGGCCCGACGCCCTCGAGAATCCGGCGGAAGTCGTCCCCGAGCGGCCGCTGGCCTTCTTCGCGCGCAATCGGGACCGCCTGCAGGCGGCCGTCGCGGTCCACCGGACCGCCGATCTCGAGCCGCCCTGCGATCTCTCGGCCCTCGAGGACGGCCTCTCGCGGCTGGCCGAGGACGGCACGGTCGCGGGCGACGACGAACTCGACCGGCTGACGACGGCGGTCGACGACCTCGATGCGGCGGCGAGCGCGGCCGAGAGCGTCGCCAACGACCATCTTCGGGAGGCGATCCGCGAACAGGACGTGACGATCGAGGGCTCGGACCTGCTCTCGCTGGTCGAGCGCGGGGCCGGCGTCGACTCGCTCCTCTCGCGGGAACTCGCGGACGAGTACGCCGCTGCGGTCGAGGCGGCCCGAGACCACCTCGTCGACGCGCTCGATCTCGATCAGGGTGAGGCCGAAATCGCGCGCCGCGCGTTCAGCGACGAGCCCACGTTTCCGGTCGAGCGCGACGAGGACGTCATCGGTCGGCTGCGCGAGGAGCTGACGGCGGCCAAGGAACGCCGCGCGGGCAAACTGAAACGCGAACTCGCGGCCGATCTCGCCGACCAGCGCGAGGGTGCCCGTCAGCTCGTCCGGGACGCCCTCGAGCTAGACGTCGAACTCGCGATCGCTCGCTTCGCCGAGGAGTACGAGTGTACGATGCCGGAGTTCGTCGACAGCGAGGCGCTACGCGCCTCGGAAGCGAGTAGCGCGGAACGAAGTTCCGCGGACAGTCGAGCGGCTTCCGAACCGCCGCGAGACGACGGTGAAACCGCGAGCAAAAGCGTTGCCGAGGTCGGCTTCGCGATCGAGGCCGGTCGCTCGCCCTTGCTCGACGAGCCGCTCGAGTCGATCGACCCCGTCGATTACGAGGTCTCGGGCGTGGCGCTCCTCTCGGGGGTCAACAGCGGCGGGAAGACCTCCACGCTGGATCTGGTCGCGAGCGTGGTCATACTGTCCCACATGGGCCTGCCCGTCCCTGCCGAGCGCGTCCGATTACGGCGGTTCGACGACCTGCACTACCACGCGAAGACTCAGGGGACGCTGGACGCGGGTGCGTTCGAATCCACCGTCCGGGAGTTCGCCGACCTCGCACAGGGCGGCGAGGGCTCGCTCGTGTTAGTCGACGAACTCGAGAGCATCACCGAACCCGGGGCCTCGGCGAAGATCATCGCCGGGATTCTGGAGGCGCTCTCGGCAAACGGCGCGACGGCCGTCTTCGTCTCTCACCTGGCCGGCGAGATCCGCGAGATGGCCGACTACGACGTGACCGTCGACGGCATCGAAGCCGTCGGGCTCGTGGACGGGGCACTCGAGGTCAACCGCTCGCCGGTCAAGGACCATCTGGCGCGGTCGACGCCGGAGCTGATCGTCGAGAAATTGGCCGGCGAGGCCCGGGATGACACGGTCGCGACCAACGGCGGCGCGCCCGCAGACGGCGAGGGCGACCCGGAACCCGCGTTCTACGATCGACTCCTCGAGAAGTTCGAGTAG
- a CDS encoding SagB/ThcOx family dehydrogenase, with the protein MPTGAIDYHERTKHSPGSVREGGRGLEFDNKPRLYKVYTDLPAKPLADRIRPPQQPALAAIAEPTPDGDPTRSLQPGLETVTSLCYYAAGVTKRIDRRGRTLRFRAAATTGALYHVDLYVVCGDLGVDAEGSDGSDAASELEAGVYHFDPRTLSLDVLREGDYRGVLASASEHAGVADAPLSVVATTTWWRNAWKYGERTFRHAFWDSGTHLANLLAVAHALDYRAEVVTGFADRPVADLLGLEPVREAPLEIVPIGSGSTDSESGSGSTDVDPIDPDTEPLSPNEREFPLIHEAWSAGVLESGGAADSWRSGRPAGPIGTREPGDGERIALEPVDHETASSRPLHETIRRRGSCREYEREPIGFRKLSTVLDRAVRGVAMDGRFADDPPLSVVDPYLIVNGVDGLASGSYRYHPARGELERLRAGEFRNEAGHLALDQRLAADAAVCIYFVTDLAAVVDALGDRGYRVAQLEASLTAGRLYLGTYAHRDLGGTGLTFYDDVVSDFFAPRAAGQTPMFLYTIGRPA; encoded by the coding sequence ATGCCAACCGGGGCGATCGATTACCACGAGCGGACGAAACACTCGCCCGGAAGCGTTCGCGAGGGCGGTCGCGGTCTGGAATTCGACAACAAACCGCGGCTGTACAAGGTGTACACCGACCTGCCCGCGAAGCCGCTCGCCGATCGAATTCGCCCGCCCCAGCAGCCCGCGCTCGCAGCCATCGCAGAGCCGACGCCCGACGGTGATCCGACTCGATCGCTCCAGCCGGGTCTCGAGACGGTCACCAGCCTGTGCTACTACGCTGCCGGCGTCACGAAACGGATCGACAGGCGCGGTCGAACCCTCCGCTTTCGCGCCGCGGCGACGACCGGCGCGCTCTACCACGTCGATCTGTACGTCGTCTGCGGCGATCTGGGGGTCGACGCCGAGGGGAGCGACGGCTCGGACGCTGCATCCGAACTCGAGGCCGGCGTCTACCACTTCGATCCCCGGACGCTATCGCTCGACGTGCTCCGCGAGGGGGACTACCGCGGCGTGCTCGCGAGCGCCAGCGAGCACGCGGGCGTCGCCGACGCGCCGCTGTCGGTCGTCGCGACCACGACGTGGTGGCGAAACGCCTGGAAGTACGGGGAACGGACGTTCCGCCACGCGTTCTGGGACTCCGGGACGCACCTCGCGAACCTGCTGGCGGTGGCCCACGCGCTCGACTACCGCGCCGAGGTCGTCACCGGCTTCGCCGACCGGCCCGTCGCGGACCTGCTCGGACTCGAGCCCGTGCGCGAAGCGCCGCTCGAGATCGTGCCGATCGGTTCCGGAAGCACCGATTCCGAGTCCGGTTCCGGTTCGACAGACGTCGACCCGATCGATCCCGACACCGAACCGCTCTCGCCGAACGAGCGGGAGTTCCCGTTGATCCACGAGGCGTGGTCGGCTGGCGTTCTCGAGAGCGGCGGCGCGGCCGATTCCTGGCGATCCGGGCGACCGGCGGGACCGATCGGCACCCGCGAACCCGGCGACGGCGAACGGATCGCGCTCGAGCCGGTGGATCACGAGACGGCCTCGAGCCGGCCGCTCCACGAGACGATCCGTCGCCGCGGCTCCTGTCGGGAGTACGAGCGCGAGCCGATCGGTTTTCGGAAGCTGTCGACCGTGCTCGACCGGGCCGTTCGCGGGGTGGCGATGGACGGCCGTTTCGCGGACGACCCGCCGCTCTCGGTCGTCGATCCCTACCTCATCGTCAACGGCGTCGACGGCCTCGCGTCGGGCAGCTACCGCTACCATCCGGCCCGCGGCGAACTCGAGCGCCTGCGGGCCGGCGAGTTTCGCAACGAGGCGGGCCACCTCGCGCTAGATCAGCGGCTGGCCGCCGACGCCGCGGTCTGCATCTACTTCGTGACCGACCTCGCAGCGGTCGTCGACGCCCTCGGCGATCGCGGCTACCGGGTGGCACAGCTCGAGGCGTCGCTGACAGCGGGCCGACTGTATCTCGGGACCTACGCTCACCGCGACCTCGGCGGGACCGGGCTGACGTTCTACGACGACGTCGTCTCGGACTTCTTCGCCCCCCGCGCCGCGGGACAGACGCCGATGTTCCTGTACACGATTGGACGGCCGGCCTGA
- a CDS encoding ORC1-type DNA replication protein encodes MADDPEEGMLSWDESVFRNEHVFEIDYVPETFKHREGQTQSLTYALRPAVRGSRPLNVVVRGPPGTGKTTAIQKLFDEVGAQTSEVRTIRVNCQVNATRYSVFSRLFEGTFDYEPPSSGISFKKLFGQIAEKLVEEDKVLVVALDDINYLFYENEASDALYSLLRAHEEYPGAKIGVVVVSSDPALDVIDELDSRVQSVFRPEDVYFPVYDQPEIVDILEERVERGFNDGVIARDTLEHVAKLTAESGDLRVGIDLLRRAGLNAEMRASRTVERQDVENAYEKSKYINLSRSLSGLTDTERALLEVIADRDGDQAGEVYEVFHDRTDLGYTRYSEIVNKLDQLGLIDADYADVDGRGRSRSLTLSYEKEAVLDRLE; translated from the coding sequence ATGGCAGACGACCCCGAGGAGGGGATGTTGTCGTGGGACGAATCCGTGTTCCGGAACGAGCACGTCTTCGAGATCGACTACGTCCCCGAGACGTTCAAGCACCGCGAGGGCCAGACCCAGAGCCTGACGTACGCGCTGCGCCCGGCGGTGCGGGGATCGCGGCCGCTGAACGTCGTGGTTCGGGGTCCGCCCGGGACGGGCAAGACGACGGCGATCCAGAAGCTGTTCGACGAGGTGGGGGCCCAGACGAGCGAGGTCCGAACGATTCGAGTCAACTGTCAGGTCAACGCGACCCGGTACTCGGTGTTCTCGCGGCTCTTCGAGGGAACGTTCGACTACGAGCCGCCCTCGTCGGGTATCTCCTTCAAGAAGCTGTTCGGCCAGATCGCCGAGAAACTCGTCGAGGAAGACAAGGTGCTCGTCGTCGCCCTGGACGACATCAACTACCTCTTCTACGAGAACGAGGCCTCGGACGCGCTCTACTCCCTCCTGCGGGCCCACGAGGAGTACCCTGGGGCGAAGATCGGCGTCGTCGTCGTCTCTTCCGATCCCGCGCTGGACGTCATCGACGAACTCGACTCCCGGGTACAGAGCGTCTTCCGCCCGGAGGACGTTTACTTCCCGGTCTACGACCAGCCCGAGATCGTCGACATCCTCGAGGAGCGGGTCGAACGGGGCTTCAACGACGGCGTCATCGCCCGGGATACCCTCGAACACGTCGCGAAACTCACCGCCGAGAGCGGCGATCTCCGGGTCGGGATCGATCTCCTGCGACGGGCCGGACTGAACGCCGAGATGCGGGCCAGCCGAACCGTCGAGCGACAGGACGTCGAGAACGCCTACGAGAAGTCCAAGTACATCAACCTCTCCCGGTCGCTGTCGGGACTGACCGACACCGAACGGGCGCTGCTCGAGGTCATCGCCGACCGCGACGGCGATCAGGCCGGCGAGGTTTACGAGGTCTTTCACGACCGGACCGACCTCGGCTACACGCGCTACTCCGAAATCGTGAACAAACTCGACCAGCTCGGCCTGATCGACGCCGACTACGCGGACGTCGACGGCCGCGGCCGCTCGCGGTCGCTCACGCTCTCCTACGAGAAAGAGGCGGTACTCGACCGGCTCGAGTGA
- the uvrB gene encoding excinuclease ABC subunit UvrB: MSDAKGPLQPDRPNVDHPFRVDAPFEPAGDQPKAIEQLVDGFRSGMDKQTLLGVTGSGKTNTVSWVAEEIQKPTLVIAHNKTLAAQLYEEFRNLFPDNAVEYFVSYYDYYQPEAYVEQSDTYIDKDASVNDEIDRLRHSATRSLLTREDVIVVASVSAIYGLGDPRNYIDMSLRLEVGEEVGRDELLKRLVDLNYERNDVDFTQGTFRVRGDTVEIYPMYGRYAVRVELWGDEIDRMVKVDPLEGKTQGDQQAVLVHPAEHYSIPETTLEDAMDEIRDDLDSRISYFERQGDMIAAQRIEERTSFDLEMMQETGYCSGIENYSVYLSDRESGEAPYTLLDYFPDDFLTVVDESHVTLPQIRGQFAGDKSRKDSLVENGFRLPTAYDNRPLTFEEFEEKTDQTLYVSATPSDYEREESEQIVEQIVRPTHLVDPVIEVSDATGQVDDLMDRIDERIEREERTLVTTLTKRMAEDLTEYLEEAGVDVAYMHDETDTLERHEIIRSLRLGEIDVLVGINLLREGLDIPEVSLVAILDADQEGFLRSETTLVQTMGRAARNVNGEVVLYADEPSNAMESAIEETQRRREIQREYNEEHGLEPTTIEKEVSETNLPGSKTDTSEVSGREIEGEDDAARYVDELEERMQDAASNLEFELAADIRDRIREVREEFELEGSDEGIAPPTEEF, encoded by the coding sequence ATGAGTGACGCGAAAGGCCCCCTCCAGCCGGATCGGCCGAACGTCGATCATCCGTTTCGGGTCGACGCTCCCTTCGAACCAGCGGGCGATCAGCCCAAAGCGATCGAGCAGCTAGTCGACGGATTTCGGTCCGGAATGGACAAACAGACCCTGCTCGGCGTGACCGGGTCGGGGAAGACCAACACCGTCTCGTGGGTCGCAGAGGAGATCCAGAAACCGACGCTGGTGATCGCCCACAACAAGACGCTGGCGGCCCAGCTCTACGAGGAGTTTCGCAATCTCTTCCCGGACAATGCCGTCGAGTACTTCGTCTCCTACTACGACTACTACCAGCCCGAGGCCTACGTCGAACAGAGCGACACCTACATCGACAAGGACGCCTCGGTCAACGACGAGATCGATCGCTTACGCCACTCCGCCACGCGGTCGCTGCTGACCCGCGAGGACGTCATCGTCGTCGCCTCGGTCTCCGCGATCTACGGCCTCGGCGACCCGCGCAACTACATCGACATGTCCCTGCGACTCGAGGTCGGTGAGGAAGTCGGCCGCGACGAGCTCCTCAAACGCCTGGTGGACCTGAACTACGAGCGCAACGACGTCGACTTCACGCAGGGCACGTTCCGGGTGCGGGGCGACACCGTCGAGATCTACCCGATGTACGGCCGGTACGCCGTCCGGGTCGAACTCTGGGGCGACGAGATCGACCGCATGGTCAAGGTCGACCCGCTCGAGGGGAAAACCCAGGGCGATCAGCAGGCGGTGCTCGTCCACCCCGCGGAGCACTACTCGATTCCGGAGACCACGCTCGAGGACGCGATGGACGAGATCCGCGACGATCTGGATTCGCGCATCTCCTACTTCGAGCGCCAGGGCGACATGATCGCCGCCCAGCGCATCGAGGAACGGACGAGTTTCGACCTCGAGATGATGCAGGAGACGGGCTACTGTTCGGGCATCGAGAACTACTCGGTCTACCTCTCGGATCGGGAGTCGGGCGAAGCGCCGTACACCCTCCTCGACTACTTCCCGGACGACTTCCTGACCGTGGTCGACGAGTCCCACGTCACCCTCCCGCAGATTCGCGGGCAGTTCGCCGGCGACAAATCCCGGAAGGACTCGCTGGTCGAGAACGGCTTTCGGCTGCCGACGGCCTACGACAACCGACCGCTCACCTTCGAGGAGTTCGAGGAGAAGACCGATCAGACCCTCTACGTGAGCGCCACGCCGAGCGACTACGAGCGCGAGGAGAGCGAGCAGATCGTCGAACAGATCGTTCGGCCCACCCATCTCGTCGACCCGGTGATCGAGGTCTCCGACGCGACGGGGCAGGTCGACGACCTCATGGATCGCATCGACGAGCGGATCGAGCGCGAGGAGCGCACCCTCGTGACGACGCTGACCAAACGGATGGCCGAGGACCTCACCGAGTACCTCGAGGAGGCCGGCGTCGACGTCGCCTACATGCACGACGAGACGGACACGCTCGAGCGCCACGAGATCATCCGCTCGCTTCGATTGGGGGAGATCGATGTGCTCGTGGGAATCAACCTCTTGCGGGAGGGCCTGGACATCCCCGAGGTCTCGCTGGTGGCCATCCTCGACGCCGATCAGGAAGGGTTCCTCCGCTCGGAGACGACACTCGTCCAGACGATGGGCCGGGCGGCCCGGAACGTCAACGGCGAGGTCGTCCTCTACGCCGACGAACCCTCGAACGCGATGGAGTCCGCGATCGAGGAGACCCAGCGCCGCCGCGAGATCCAGCGGGAGTACAACGAGGAACACGGCCTCGAGCCCACGACGATCGAGAAGGAGGTCAGCGAAACCAATTTGCCCGGCAGCAAGACCGACACCAGCGAGGTCTCCGGCCGTGAGATCGAGGGCGAAGACGACGCGGCGCGGTACGTCGACGAACTCGAGGAGCGGATGCAGGACGCGGCGAGCAACCTCGAGTTCGAGCTCGCAGCAGATATTCGCGATCGGATTCGGGAGGTCCGGGAGGAGTTCGAACTCGAGGGCAGCGACGAGGGGATCGCGCCGCCGACCGAGGAGTTCTGA